The Hevea brasiliensis isolate MT/VB/25A 57/8 chromosome 1, ASM3005281v1, whole genome shotgun sequence genome has a window encoding:
- the LOC110658608 gene encoding pentatricopeptide repeat-containing protein At4g14170: MLPFSHHASKALHHLVSTISFSCKSYLFQHFSLSTSTHRNLLALISTAKSLRHTNQSHASALLNGFLPRSVSLCASLILRYATFLDPPTCYRLFQGTVPYVRSAFLWNTLIRALSIARVDDNFETYNRMVRNGVRPDDHTFPFVLKACADSLNIKKGMEIHGFVFKLGFDLDVFVGNTLLLFYGNCGNLTDVNRVFDEMLERDVVSWNTVLGVFSVNGFYVEARDLFCEMNLTSRFRPNMVSVVSVLPVLAGLEDEVMARQTHSFIVKVGLDSQVTINNALIDVYGKCGHVKTSRKVFDQMMERNEVSWNAIITSLAYLRHNEDALEMFRLMINEEVKPNSVTISSMLPILVELGLFKLGKEIHGFSLRFGIETDVFIANSLIDMYAKSGHSSKASNVFYLMPEKNVVSWNAMVANFAQNRLELLAIELVRQMQIDGEIPNLVTFTNVLPACARMGFLRPGKEVHARIIRIGCHFDLFVSNALTDMYAKCGYLNLAQRVFNTSLKDEVSYNILIIGYSETTNCSESLGLFLEMGLIGLKHDVVSYMGAIAACANLAALKQGKEIHGLVVRKHLHMHIFIANTFLDFYVKCGRIDLAHKIFDRTPDKDAASWNTMVLGYGMLGELKIAINLFEAMKEDGVEYDSVSYIAVLSACSHGGLVEKGKKYFEKMLAQNIKPTNMHYACMVDLLGRAGLLEEAVKFIEVLPIEPDANIWGALLGACRIYGNIELACWAAEHLFKLKPQHCGYYAILSNMYSEAGKWDEADRVRELMKLRGAQKNPGCSWVQIDNQVHAFVSGEKITKFNSGSWLAES; this comes from the coding sequence ATGTTACCATTTTCTCACCATGCAAGTAAAGCTCTTCATCATCTAGTTTCTACAATCTCATTCTCATGCAAATCCTATCTGTTTCAACACTTTTCTCTATCCACCTCCACTCACCGCAATCTCCTCGCACTCATCTCTACAGCCAAATCTCTTCGCCATACCAACCAATCCCATGCCTCTGCTCTTCTCAATGGCTTTCTTCCCCGAAGTGTTTCTCTCTGCGCCTCTCTTATTCTCCGCTACGCTACTTTTCTTGACCCTCCAACCTGTTACCGTCTTTTTCAAGGAACTGTTCCTTATGTTCGCTCTGCTTTCCTGTGGAACACTCTCATTCGGGCTCTGTCGATCGCTCGAGTTGATGATAACTTTGAAACCTATAATCGAATGGTTCGAAATGGTGTCAGGCCTGATGATCACACTTTCCCTTTCGTCCTCAAGGCATGTGCCGATAGTTTGAATATTAAGAAGGGTATGGAGATTCATGGGTTTGTGTTCAAACTTGGTTTTGATTTGGATGTCTTTGTGGGTAACACCCTTTTGTTGTTCTATGGTAATTGTGGGAATTTAACGGATGTGAATAGGGTGTTTGATGAAATGCTTGAAAGAGATGTTGTGTCATGGAATACAGTCCTTGGAGTGTTTTCCGTCAATGGGTTTTATGTGGAGGCGCGTGATTTGTTTTGTGAAATGAACCTGACCTCTCGCTTTAGGCCCAACATGGTTAGTGTTGTAAGTGTGTTGCCTGTTTTGGCTGGGCTTGAAGATGAGGTGATGGCTAGGCAAACTCATAGTTTTATTGTGAAGGTTGGGCTGGATTCTCAGGTGACCATAAACAATGCTTTGATTGACGTATATGGGAAATGTGGGCATGTGAAGACTTCGAGAAAAGTTTTTGATCAAATGATGGAGAGGAATGAGGTTTCTTGGAATGCAATCATTACTAGTCTTGCTTATCTGAGGCATAATGAAGATGCACTAGAGATGTTTAGATTGATGATAAATGAAGAGGTAAAACCAAATTCTGTTACTATATCTAGTATGCTACCTATATTGGTTGAATTAGGACTTTTTAAACTAGGTAAGGAAATTCATGGTTTTAGTTTAAGATTTGGTATTGAAACTGATGTTTTCATTGCCAACTCTTTGATTGATATGTATGCAAAATCAGGGCATTCATCCAAAGCATCCAATGTGTTCTACCTAATGCCTGAAAAGAATGTTGTTTCTTGGAATGCCATGGTCGCTAATTTTGCTCAAAACAGGCTTGAATTATTAGCTATAGAATTAGTGAGACAAATGCAAATTGATGGCGAGATTCCAAATTTGGTCACCTTCACAAATGTTCTTCCGGCTTGTGCACGAATGGGATTCCTTCGTCCTGGAAAAGAAGTCCATGCAAGGATAATCCGCATCGGCTGCCATTTTGATTTGTTTGTCTCCAACGCACTTACAGATATGTATGCAAAATGTGGTTACCTAAATCTTGCTCAACGTGTCTTTAACACCTCCCTTAAGGATGAAGTATCTTATAACATTTTAATTATAGGATATTCTGAAACGACTAATTGCTCAGAATCTCTTGGTTTATTCTTAGAAATGGGGCTTATAGGTTTGAAGCATGATGTAGTTTCCTACATGGGTGCAATTGCAGCTTGTGCAAATCTAGCTGCATTGAAGCAAGGAAAAGAGATCCATGGATTAGTTGTAAGAAAGCATTTGCACATGCATATCTTCATTGCTAACACATTTTTGGACTTCTATGTCAAATGTGGGCGAATTGATCTTGCCCATAAGATCTTTGATCGGACTCCAGACAAGGACGCAGCCTCTTGGAATACTATGGTTTTAGGTTATGGAATGCTAGGTGAGTTGAAGATTGCCATCAATCTCTTTGAAGCAATGAAAGAAGATGGAGTTGAATATGATTCAGTATCATACATTGCAGTCTTGTCAGCTTGTAGTCATGGTGGGCTAgttgaaaagggaaagaaatactttgAGAAAATGCTGGCTCAGAATATTAAGCCAACAAACATGCACTATGCTTGTATGGTTGATCTGCTTGGCAGGGCTGGACTATTGGAAGAAGCTGTAAAATTCATTGAAGTCTTGCCTATTGAACCAGACGCCAATATTTGGGGTGCTTTGCTTGGGGCATGCCGAATCTATGGGAATATAGAGTTGGCGTGTTGGGCAGCTGAACATCTGTTTAAGTTAAAGCCGCAACATTGTGGATACTACGCAATTCTTTCAAACATGTATTCAGAAGCAGGAAAATGGGATGAAGCAGACAGGGTAAGGGAATTGATGAAGTTAAGGGGTGCACAGAAGAACCCTGGTTGCAGTTGGGTCCAAATTGACAACCAGGTTCATGCTTTCGTATCAGgagaaaaaataacaaaattcaaTTCAGGTTCTTGGCTTGCAGAATCATGA